DNA from Plectropomus leopardus isolate mb chromosome 11, YSFRI_Pleo_2.0, whole genome shotgun sequence:
aacaaaacctgaaaaactTTGTTTGTACCTCACAGAGACACGCCAAagaataacatgttgaaaaaagggccaaaaaaggccaaaaacatcataatttagcgtgctgaaaaaaattgccaaaaaacacatagtatagtaagccaaaatatctcaaattttgacatgtcccaaaaatggctgaaaaggtTTTGTTATAGAGACACGCCATactgtagcatgttgaaaaaaaaggtaaaaacatctgaaatttttacatgtcctaaaaatggctgaaacctCTTATTATATCTAGTAGAGAAGTGCTATGGTATAACAAGTTGAAAGAAGGGCCAAATAAGGCCCCAAACATCATAATTTCCTAGAGACGCgctatagtatagcatattgaaaaccgggccaaaaaaggccaaaaaatgtcataatatagcatgttgaaaaaatcaccaaaaaccgcatagtatagtaaggcaaaaaatctcaaattttgacatgtcccaaaaatagctgaaaatctCTTATTATAGTTCCTAGAGATGCgctatagtatagcatattgaaaaccgggccaaaaaaggccaaaaatgtcataattcagcatgttgagaaaatggccaaaaaccgcatagtatagtaaggcaaataatgtcaaattttgacatgtcctaaaaatggctgaaaacctctTATTATAGCTCCTAGAGAcgtgccatagtatagcatgttgaagaaaggGCCAACATAGGCTCAAAACGTCATGATTTAGCAAGttgagaaaatggtcaaaaaacgcATAGTTTTGTAAGgcaaaaaacctcaaattttgacatgtcccaaaatggcTGAAACCCTCTTTTTATACTTCCTAGAGGCGCACTATagtatagcatattgaaaactgggccaaaaaaggccaaaatgtcataatatagctagttgaaaaaatcaccaaaaaccgcatagtatagtaaggcaaataATCTCAAATTTttgcatgtcctaaaaatggctgaaaacctctTATTATAGCTcctagagacgcgccatagcatagcatgttgaagaaacggccaaaaaaaggctcaaaacgtcataatttagcatgtagagaaaatcaccaaaaaccgcatagtatagtaaggcaaataatgtcaaattttgacatgtcctaaaaatgtctcaaaacctCTTATTATATCTCGTAGAGAAGTGCTATAGTATAACAAGTTGAAagaagggccaaaaaaggccccaaacatcataatttagcatgttgagaaaatagtcaaaaaacgcatagtatagtaaggcaaaaaatctcaaattttgacatgtcccaaaaatggctgaaaacctctTATTATAGTTCCTAGAGACGCGCTATAGTATAGCACATTGAAAACCgggccaaaaaggccaaaaaatgtaataatatagctagttgaaaaaatcaccaaaaactgcatagtatagtaaggcaaataatctcaaattttgacatgtcccaaaaatggctgaaaacctctTATTATAGCTcctagagacgcgccatagaatagcatgttgaagaaatggccaaaaaaaggctcaaaacgtcataatttcgcatgtagagaaaatggccaaaaaccgcatagtatagtaaggcaaataatgtcaaattttgacatgtcctaaaaatgtctcaaaacctCTCATTATATCTTGTAGAGAAGTGCTATAGTATAACAAGTTGAAAGAAGGGCCAAATAAGGCCccaaacatcataatttagcatgttgagaaaatcaccaaaaatcgcatagtatagtaaggcaaaaaatctcaaattttgacatgtcccaaaaatggctgaaaacctctTATTATAGTTCCTAGAGATGCgctatagtatagcatattgaaaaccgcccaaaaaaggccaaaaatgtcataatatagcatgttgaaaacatcaccaaaaactgcatagtatagtaaggcaaataatctcaaattttgacatgtcctaaaaatggctgaaaacctctTATTATAGCTCCTAGAGACcatcatagcatagcatgtcgaagaaagggccaaaaaaaggctcaaaacgtcataatttagcatgtagagaaaatcaccaaataccgcatagtatagtaaggcaaataatgtcaaattttgacatttcctaaaattgTCTCAAAACCTCTTATTATATCTCGTAGAGAAGTGCTATAGTATAACAAGTTGAAagaagggccaaaaaaggccccaaacatcataatttagcatgttgagaaaatagtcaaaaaacgcatagtatagtaaggcaaaaaatctcaaattttgacatgtcccaaaaatggctaaaaacctcTTATTATAGTTCCTAGAGATGCACTATagtatagcatattgaaaaccgggccaaaaaaggccaaaaaatgtcataatatagctagttgaaaaaatcaccaaaaaccacatagtatagtaaggcaaaaaatctcaaattttaaaatgtcttgaaaatggctgaaaacctctTATTATAGCTCctagagacgtgccatagcatagcatgttgaagaaaggGCCAACAAAGGCTCAAAACGTCATGATTTAGCAAGTcgagaaaatggtcaaaaaacgcatagtatagtaaggcaaaaaacctcaaattttgacatgtcccaaaatggcTGAAACCCTCTTATTATAGTTCCTGGAGACGCACTATagtatagcatattgaaaactggaccaaaaaaggccaaaaatgtcataatatagcatgttgaaaaaatcaccaaaaagcgcatagtatagtaaggcaaataATCTCAAATTTttgcatgtcctaaaaatggctgaaaacctctTGTTATAACTACTCGAGATGCGccatagaatagcatgttgaagaaacggccaaaaaaggctcaaaacatcataatttagcatgtagagaaaatggccaaaaaccgcatagtatagtaaggcaaataatctcaaattttaaaatgtcttgaaaatggctgaaaacctctTATTATATCTCATAGAGAAGTGCTATAGTATAACAAGTTGAAAGAAGGGCCAAATAAGGCCccaaacatcataatttagcatgttgagaaaatcaccaaaaatcgcatagtatagtaaggcaaaaaatctcccacagtccaaagatatgcagctcaggttaattggtgactctaaattgcccttaggtgtgactgtgagtgtgtatggttgttcgtctatatgtgtcggccctgtgatagtctggcgaactgtccagggtgtccCCCCAAAATGGCCCAAGTCATCAagcatttttccaaaattttgtaaaaaaaaaaaaagtcacagcaaAGCATTTgctccaaaacagcataaaagttataaaacaattaattgtGTAGTATGATATCCAAATATCACaaatgtcatggtatagcatgttgtcTAAAAGTAGCAGAAAAAGTCATCCAAACTAGCAATTAAAAGTCGTAGTTTACCATGTTGACCAGTAACTTTTTAAAGCCATAGTATAAAATGCATAGAATATATAGTTTGTCTCTGCAGGTAAAAGAAGTCATTGAGTggccagtagctcacctggtagagcgggctgTGTGTCCTTGTAGCCGCTGGTTTAACTCtgacctgtggccctttgctgcttgtcatcctctctctctccttccccctttcacgcttcaGCTTTCCTAttataataaagtaaatgaGAATAGGAGGTTATCTACAGATGAAACATTTAATTCTTTATTAatagtttgtgtgtatgtgaaaagAGTTTTACATATGCGTTTTGGTGAGAAACACGTGTTAGCCCCACATGGCATGCCTGTTGCTTTCAATTGTGTATTAATCACTGAAATCCACCTAAAAAAGTATAAGATATGTGGTTGGGTGTGTGCTGTAGGAGGTAATTGAAATGAATTGCTTAAGGACAACTGGACAATATGTTGTAGGCtttacattaaattattatgaagtatcacagagaaaaaataatgaaagaccagtaaacaaaagaaaaggagaattgtaaatacagaaaaaaacagagaaacaacacTCCTATATTTACCTTTAGCTGTTAGTGAAGACGAATAATCAGTTACATTTATGCATAATCGTGATATCTCCAATTAGATTAGAGGGTGGTGAAAATGTGTCATCTAGAAGACAGAACaatgatttaataaaatatattaaattacaaATGTAGAGGCAAAGCACGAGTCATACTGAGTGACATGCTGCCTTTTAGTTTCAAAGTATTAACACGACTGTCTCAGCAAATATACAGCAGTCTCCGACACTGGCTCAAGGGGAGGATGTTGTGTCCTGTTGTCACCCCAGTGAAATCCTAACACACTGGGAATGATAAACAGTGACAAAACACTGTATGCAAAACATGAGTGAATATGAGCAAAAATAGCACCATATGATAACAATCTTCATCTAATCTATGCTTGCACTAGTCATGGTATCTTGTGCATGTTGCTGTGAGCctggagagaagaaaagaggagaagattGTGATGCATGTGGTGGGTATCCCTCCCACACTGGAATCCATAAAGGATTCTGGTTTATATTTGGAGCTGTTGCAAGATTGCTGGCATTATCAAGAAGTGACctgatttaatttttatctcattaatctctctctctctttctctctctagcGTACACGCCAACCTCCCTCTTTCACACACTATCTCTCACTCGTCAGTCTCTCATCATTCTTCCCCCTCCATCCCATGCAGTGTGAAAGCTAAATCTTCTGTCTGTCACTCCTCACTAAAAAGTTCATCATCAGCGGGCACTCAAGCATTAAGTGAGTGAAGAAAGCCCTAGGTCGAGTCCCCTCTCACTTTCCTCACCTTTCAAATGACGCTATGACTGTGTTTGTGAAGACTAAAGACAGGAAGTGTTTATTgagcacagacagagagcagaagaaaaacactcagtgcctttttttgccAAGCAGTGGCGTCACCAAACCTATTTTAGGGGGCTTTAGCCCCACTAGAATTTCCTGTAGCCCTGCTAAATAATTCATTCAGCCTTTTCTGGCTGAtttataatgcaaaaataagatTCAGACTCCAAAATTACTGTACTCATGAAAAGGTCTGGGAGTAGGAAGGGGAAACTGCTGTGCAGCACAGTATGTGCACTGGTGAAACCAGCGACAGAATTCTAGCTGTGCATtcagcgaaaaaaaaaaaaagaatagtatGATGAAACATGGGACTTACACAAGCATAACATGCATTTAGGATATAAAGTGTAGATGCCTTATCCATGATTTCCTGtcaggatcaataaagtatctatctatctatctatctatgctTACAATTTAATTCTTATAAACTGCTGCTTGTGTACTATATTAACTTTTACCAAAAGGAAGGCTTTGACGTTTATAATAATCTTGCATTTCATTATACATTAAGTGAGCAACATAAATTATGTCATACATGTAAAtacttttggttgttttttatgctcATAACACAAGTATACCTCCCTTAAATCCAAGACATATTGATGTTTGCAGGAAGATGTTTACTAGTGTTTAAGCTGTTGAATTTAGCAACCAGGTGACTAATGACATGTCAGAgaaagttttgggaaagtcTTATTTTTTGATGGTCAGTGGTCAATAAAGTGAGCTTCTCCATGCTATGATGTACTTATGTCGCATTGACATTAAAACCTGTGTTAAGAGTGTCCTAATTAAGACAATGTATAAGGATCATATGAGTTGACATGCAAGATGCAATGCTTTTTTGTCCTCTATGTGGCTAAACAGCTGTATAAAGCCATTAACAGAGTGTCTCTGTATAGCTGGCTTCAGTGTGAATTGTTTCTGTTTCATACACCAGAAATTAATTCAGAAATGTTGCAGATCTTGCTCTTCAATTGTCTGCAGTTCTTCTAATCTGGGTCATGCTTTAGTTCTCTCCACCAGACAAAGAGACAGCTGGCAGTTCATAATCTGTTAGGacaaaagtttgaaaatgcATTCTTTTCTTAATCTCATTTTCCTTATCTCTTTTCATCTAATTCCTTCACTGCACTACGTAAATCCAATTTTGCTGCTTTCATTGTTAGTGTGGGGACgcattgttttgctttgtaaatCAACTTCATCTTTTCTGCTGCCATAATTTGGATTGCTGATTCATTGTTTATCTCTGTTCAAGGAATGATCTCCTGAAAAGGAGGATGAGTAAATAGTGGAATAAGATACAGGGATTCCTTATCCAAGGGATATTCACAAATTCAGACTGCGCAGCACATTTTTCTAGTCGGTGATGGTTGATGGAATTctacctcaaaataaaaaaaaacaacatacttgTCTGAACaataaatgtgtctgtgtgtgtttactgttatTATAACTCACTTCTGAGGAGGTCAGCAGCAGGGGCAGAGCTAGATGCTGTAAGCATTTGGGTCTTAGCCCATTTACGGGGGGGCTGCTtgatttttccccatttaatgCCGCTATATGCATTAATTTAAAGCCATTCATGATAGTTGAATGCCTAAAAATCAGCTGATTGCTGACGTTCAGTTGTTGCTCCCCATTGAGCTAGCCCTGAAGGACCGTCACCATGAGCCACTCTCCCACTGCTCTCTTTGCCCGGTTTTCCCAAGTTAATGCAGCAGCAATGGCAAACATCTAACTGGTTACAACAATCTCACACCAACAAAAGGGGCTGAGCGAATCAATAAGCTGCTCACAGCTCTACAATGAGGTCAGATTTCACCCGATTTCCACAGTCAAATTTGCAGATTGGGCAGACTCGCAAGTTGTTGTGGAATTCACAGGTTTGGCTGTATTTGCATTGAAAGTTGCAATCACAACATTGTGTATGGACTGACATAGTAAAATAATCTGACAGGTACAAGGATTatggtattttaaaaaactataagATTCAGGGGTTTTTCATAAAACTACTTTGGCTGGAGCCCCAGAAGACCTCCCTTCGAGCTCCCCCTCTGATCAGCAGAACATGCAAACAGAAACGCTGGATTGTATCATGGTCAGATGTTTAGTGTAAGGTTTTTAATTCCTCACAAATTTAAGCCGCCATAAAGGGATGTGATTTTTAGCATGGTGTGTGATCCCTGTCACATTTGCCTGGACCCCTGCATGGAAACATATTCTTTCTCCACCCGCAGGCTTTTGCTGCTtggattttaaattttgtaattGAAGAATTAATGGAGTCAGTAATCACGCAATTAATCAGTAGTTACAGTAATAGCCTGCTCGTTCTAAAGTGAAGAGCTTTCTTTTGCAGTTGCGGCTGTGAGTTGAATATACTGTAATACCACATGAACACTGTGTTCATGGAGTTGATTTATTGTATTCTGTTCAGAAATCAGCCGTTATGCTATTTCTGTTACACTGTTTTacttatgtttgtgtgtatgtgtggggggTGTTTCAGCAGATCGTAACAGTCTCGCAGTGTTTCCAGTTCACCTTTGAGCTGCCCCGTGGTCATGCATGTCTTCATTTGCAGTATTTGAAAGAGCAaagcttaaaagaaaaaaaaagggtgaaaaaaatTGATCTATTTCCAGCAACCCTTTCCTTTTCAAAATCTTACAcaccatttttacattttttaatttggctaaTTTGTGTCCTAACTCACAGCGTCAGTGACAATTGACTTAGTggcaaaaaataacatcagtTCTTTCTGATGACCTTACTGAAATATGACAGCTGTTTCACTTCAAACACATCCCAAGGGAACCCTTCTTTTTAGAGCTCAtatgatttttctgtttctagATTAAAACCAATTTGTGTGACAGTCAGACAGATTTACTGTAGCTATTTGTAGCTCAACAACACATAAGGCAGTGTTTATCACTGTCATTTCACTGCAGGTTGTAACTCCAGCACTTTTTGTGTGaagttaacattttttctttcgtGTTCACATTGATTTTCTGAATGTGCTCCAGTTTCCtcccacatttaaaaacattgaggTCAGGTAGATTAGAGACTCTATAAATGTTTCTCTTTATCTGTGTTAGCTGTGTGACTCACTTCCGACCTGCCCAGAGTGTTTCCCTGTCGTTTACTtagcagaggaagaaaaaaatccagcttTCTCTGacaatgatgaaaaataatatgtaaGGCTGAATTCTGACAGCTATACGAAAAATGGGGCAAAGTGTTGTTGAGGCTGTCATACTACTCAAATAGTGATGATCTACAGTTGTCATGCTCATTGCAGGATCTACTGTAATTGCTGTATATGTGATAGTGAGCACTGCAGCTACAATCTAGTCTCTCACATATGATTCACAATATGATTCACCACTATTAACATCAGTAGGTGCCAATAAGttctagtttttttgttttataagtcATGTGAGGCATAGGCGTAGATTTcaggaaaacatgaaagtagcagaggactttgacaaaattaaagacatctacatcataaattgatgcagaaaagatgCATGTTGgggcataaaaaaaatcaccagaatgcagaaaatgaaatgtttagaTGCTCAAAATGTTCTTGTGGAGGACCCCCAAACCTTGTTTTATATGTGTCCAAACGccattattaaaatgaaacctACGCCCCGGTGTCATACCAGAACACTGGAACTAATTATAATGTTAGTAGTATAACAAGTTATCTCTTTATTATCTATATTTCCACAAGAGGGCcagattttgatatttaatacttAAATCTCGATAAATTTGTTCTAGAAACTAATTCTTCTTGGCTGTCTCTACATGACTGTCAGCCAAAAGAGAGATTGGCTGGGATTTGAATTCAATCAGAAGCACCATCTTAATAATTTAGATAAACTGTATGGTATGGTGTTCACTTAGCTGTGATTTATGACTAATAAAGGGTGTATTTAtgaattcaattattttatcaGGGTCATTTTACATAAATGTATTCTTTCTGGTCACTTTCAAAACTCACAGTATAAATTCCAGTTTCAACTTTTTACTTTCCAGgtgaaagtttttatttcaagCTGTGCTTCCTCAAGTTgcagtgtttcagttttttctttttctttttttttttttttttgctgtcttgtgtttctgcttgttaTTTATACTGAATGAATGGCACCTTTTTTAACCATTGTTCCCTGTGCAACCATGAAAACTTTGAGGAATACTGGTTTTATCAAGTAGAAAACAGGAATATGGCATTAGCTGaatcaattaaataaacatCTGTCATTTAGTCACACTCCATAGCTGCCATAGCATCATCTCTCTTGCACACAGTAAGTCTTAATCAAAGAACATGTTGTTTGTATTTCGACAGTTTTCTCTGGTGTAATACATAAAGAGTTACACAAACAAATTCCCCGGTTCCATTTTGGCTTGCTTGTTTGACATTCGAGTCACATACGTGCCTTTGAGAAACTGTGAGTTGTAATCAGACGTTTCCAGATATCTCTACTCGATTGAACGACTGGTGGGTGGTGAGCTTCCTTATTATTTATGTCTCCCGAGTCTCAAATATAAATCACACAACACAGCAGTCATAGCtgcttttctttcctcccttcctcctcccgCAGAGATACAGCACAGAAGTTGGCGGcttcattgttattttattttatgtgactGAGCTGGAGAGTGCATGGAGGACAGTACGCCCAGAAACAAAGATGGATATAAGGTGCTCAATCAAGGttgcaagtttgtgtgtgtgggtgtgtgtatatgtgggtATTGTGGCTGCAACAGATACACAAACCTGAGGGAtattttttggtgaaatttgtcaaattttcctatcttttttttcactgtttttcagagTATTTCAGAGCTCATTATTGGAAGGGAGAATCTCTGAATGATCAATTTTCTAATGtatctcttctctcttctgtgtCTCATTTCCCTCCAGTGAGCCAAAATCCTCATTCCAAAGAGTGGAAGACCAGTCAATGAATTATGAATGTTAAACAAGATGACCtcctctcagcagcagcagatgatgCGAGGTCCTAGGTGGAACCGGGCCTTGTCCGACCCTTTGTTTGTGCTGCTTCTGGCCCTCCAGCTGCTGGTGGTGGCAGGGCTGGTACGTGCTCAGACGTGCCCCTCTGTCTGCTCCTGTAGTAACCAGTTCAGCAAAGTCATCTGCACACGACGAGGCCTGCGGGATGTCCCTGACGGCATCTCAACCAACACGCGCTACCTGAATCTGCAAGAAAATCTCATCCAGGTCATAAAGGTGGACAGCTTCAAGCACCTGAGACATCTGGAGATCCTGCAGCTAAGCAAAAACCACATACGCAAAATTGAGCTTGGGGCCTTCAATGGACTGGCCAGCCTCAATACCTTGGAGCTTTTTGATAACCGCCTCACCACTATCCCAAACGGGGCTTTCGAATACCTGTCCAAACTAAAGGAGCTTTGGCTGAGGAATAATCCCATAGAGAGCATTCCCTCCTATGCTTTCAACAGAGTGCCCTCATTACGGCGGTTGGACCTTGGAGAGCTCAAACGGCTCTCCTACATATCTGAGGGGGCTTTTGAAGGGCTGAGCAATCTACGCTACTTAAATCTGGGAATGTGCAATCTGAAGGAAATTCCCAACCTTATTCCCCTGGTGAAGCTGGATGAACTGGAGATGTCGGGGAACCAGCTAACAGTCATCCGACCTGGCTCTTTTAAAGGGCTCATCCATTTGCAGAAGCTATGGATGATGCATGCCCAAATCCAGACCATAGAGAGGAACTCTTTTGACGACTTGCAGTCACTAGTGGAGCTCAATCTAGCCCATAACAACCTTACCCTCTTGCCCCATGATCTCTTCACTCCTTTGCATCACCTGGAGAGGGTGCACTTGCACCACAACCCGTGGAATTGTAACTGTGACATCCTGTGGCTAAGCTGGTGGCTAAAGGAGATGGTACCAGCAAACACCAGCTGCTGTGCCCGCTGCAGCTCACCAACCCACCACAAGGGACGATACATTGGCGAGCTGGACCAGAACTACTTTCACTGTTATGCTCCTGTTATTGTGGAGCCTCCCGCAGACCTAAATGTGACAGAGGGAAGTGCTGCAGAGTTGAAATGCAGAGCCAGCTCCTTGACCTCGGTAAGCTGGATTACACCCAATGGTTCCATCATGACACACGGTGCTTACAAGGTCAGAATCTCTGTGCTGAATGATGGCACTCTGAACTTCACTAATGTTACCATGCAGGACACAGGCACATACACATGTATGGTCAGTAATTCTGCaggtaacacaacagcatctgccACTCTCAATGTGTCCTCTACGGAGAACAGCAGCTTCAGCTACTTCACCACAGTGACTGTGGAAACCATAGAAACGCCGCATAATGAAGGCTTCACCACCGCCGTGCAACAGAAGGTGGGCCCCACCCCATCTGCTGGTACGTGGGAGTCTGTTTCACCCACGTCTACAACTACCACCACAGTCCGGACCCCGGTCTCCACCCGCGCAACAGAGAAGACTTACACAATCCCCGTCACGGAGCTAGGTGGGGAGGGCTCGCTGAACGGCTTGGACGAGGTAATGAAGACGACCAAGATCATCATTGGCTGCTTTGTTGCAATCACACTCATGGCAGCAGTTATGCTGATCATCTTCTACAAGATGCGCAAGCAGCACCACCAGCAGAACCACCACGCACCCACACGCACCATTGAGATCATCAATGTGGACGAGGACTGTGTAACAGGAGGCCCGGGCATGGAGGGCCACCTG
Protein-coding regions in this window:
- the lrrc4ca gene encoding leucine rich repeat containing 4C, genome duplicate a, translated to MLNKMTSSQQQQMMRGPRWNRALSDPLFVLLLALQLLVVAGLVRAQTCPSVCSCSNQFSKVICTRRGLRDVPDGISTNTRYLNLQENLIQVIKVDSFKHLRHLEILQLSKNHIRKIELGAFNGLASLNTLELFDNRLTTIPNGAFEYLSKLKELWLRNNPIESIPSYAFNRVPSLRRLDLGELKRLSYISEGAFEGLSNLRYLNLGMCNLKEIPNLIPLVKLDELEMSGNQLTVIRPGSFKGLIHLQKLWMMHAQIQTIERNSFDDLQSLVELNLAHNNLTLLPHDLFTPLHHLERVHLHHNPWNCNCDILWLSWWLKEMVPANTSCCARCSSPTHHKGRYIGELDQNYFHCYAPVIVEPPADLNVTEGSAAELKCRASSLTSVSWITPNGSIMTHGAYKVRISVLNDGTLNFTNVTMQDTGTYTCMVSNSAGNTTASATLNVSSTENSSFSYFTTVTVETIETPHNEGFTTAVQQKVGPTPSAGTWESVSPTSTTTTTVRTPVSTRATEKTYTIPVTELGGEGSLNGLDEVMKTTKIIIGCFVAITLMAAVMLIIFYKMRKQHHQQNHHAPTRTIEIINVDEDCVTGGPGMEGHLTLPPLEHEHLNHYNTYKTAYNHASTINSIHSSAHEPLLIRASSKDNVQETQI